The Nitrospira tepida genome includes a window with the following:
- a CDS encoding SMP-30/gluconolactonase/LRE family protein, translating into MFLSGASWSLFVTTLVCLALLVPLTDASEIVTAQIRSLDPRFDRLVPPDAKLERIAGGFTWVEGPVWNKEGGFLLFSDIPANRVYKWKSGEGVSVYLERSGYSGVAPFTGKEPGSNGLTFDRDGRLVLCRHGDRQIARLEQDGRLTVLADHYDGHRFNSPNDLVFKSNGALYFTDPPFGLPKAFDDPVKAPVQGLYRLSTDGVVTLLISDITAPNGLAFSPDEQTLYVSDVDPKRAAWLAYDVRPDGTVTNGRVFFDATRWRTDPFFGPDGFKVDEHGHLFGARPGGISVIAPDGMLLGTIETGRPTSNVAWGEDGRTLFITGADSVYRIRLTTKGAGY; encoded by the coding sequence ATGTTCTTGTCGGGCGCGTCCTGGTCTCTCTTCGTCACGACCCTTGTCTGCCTGGCGCTCCTGGTTCCTCTGACTGATGCGTCAGAAATCGTCACGGCTCAGATTCGGTCGCTGGACCCGCGCTTCGACCGGCTCGTTCCACCGGACGCCAAGCTCGAAAGAATTGCCGGCGGGTTCACGTGGGTGGAGGGGCCGGTGTGGAATAAGGAAGGCGGCTTCTTGCTCTTTTCCGACATTCCGGCCAACAGGGTCTACAAGTGGAAGTCCGGCGAGGGAGTCAGCGTCTATCTTGAACGCAGCGGCTATAGCGGAGTCGCGCCGTTCACCGGAAAGGAACCGGGTTCCAACGGTCTGACGTTCGACCGAGACGGGCGGCTGGTGCTCTGCCGGCACGGCGACCGGCAGATCGCGAGACTCGAACAGGACGGCCGGCTGACGGTGTTGGCCGACCACTATGACGGCCATCGGTTCAACAGCCCGAACGATCTAGTCTTCAAGTCCAACGGTGCACTCTATTTCACTGATCCGCCGTTTGGCTTGCCCAAGGCCTTTGACGACCCGGTGAAGGCGCCGGTGCAGGGCCTGTATCGCCTCTCGACGGACGGGGTGGTGACGCTGCTGATCAGCGATATTACTGCGCCAAACGGCCTCGCTTTCTCGCCGGATGAACAGACCCTCTATGTGTCCGACGTCGATCCCAAACGGGCCGCTTGGTTGGCCTACGATGTTCGCCCGGACGGCACGGTCACGAACGGGCGTGTCTTCTTCGACGCCACCCGTTGGCGAACGGATCCGTTCTTCGGGCCGGACGGATTCAAAGTCGATGAACATGGCCATCTCTTTGGCGCGAGGCCGGGAGGGATCAGCGTGATCGCGCCCGACGGCATGTTGCTCGGCACCATCGAAACCGGTCGACCGACCTCCAACGTGGCCTGGGGCGAGGATGGCCGCACGTTATTCATCACCGGTGCCGATTCCGTCTATCGGATCAGGCTCACCACCAAAGGCGCCGGGTACTGA
- a CDS encoding ATP-binding protein translates to MHAEADDLSLYEEWRHTFARDRLRTLYYLGLVANPVFLLSDLLFYRDHWPTLLTLRVLLQTGLLGMFLLFVRRRTAVNPRVPLIAWVVIANVCVAHMTVSLGGFPSPYYSGLNLVLLAAAVIVPFSWLSHLSAQIVTLVYYYGINFLGPLPPGAEAAAVQNSFFLVWTCVACLFSVSLYEKLQAAEFQARLSERRAREELEISHRKLLELDRLKDQFFANISHEFRTPLTVSLGAFRALSKSSLSPETLAVVQSGLRNTSRLLFLINELLELARFESGRANLRTVCVDLVSLVKNVAANFESSERQRIFIEGTSQLIPANLDVRKMTKVIYNLLANAFKFSDPEEGKVWIRLAPEEQRISIEIRDNGIGIPENQFERIFDRFTQVEGEATRRFEGSGIGLALAKEIVTLHGGDIGVRSSLGQGSTFTITLPRGEVRPEDVLPVGEEDMLELPVPEAGDRAGQRDRSADETAPVDRPLILVVDDHADMRAYLMRLLADDCHVVPACDGAEALEKVRRLRPALVLADIMMPVMSGHDLLRAMRADDALRTIPVILLTARAGTEARVESLEAGADDYVCKPFNEEELVARVKNQLRIHRQERELEARTAQLQDLYAKLEAANAELREASLRKSEFVSIVSHDLRTPLTAIGGFVDNLLEGIGGPLTEKQRRSLDRINMNIGRLVRMINDLLDLSKIEAGTLPFQSNTIAVADLVDSLMDSLQPLAREKSLRLRSTMQNRGLLVQGDPDKLTQVMTNLIQNACKFTPSGGDVCLDVTADGADFAQICVSDTGCGILPDELPHVFDKFYRGTASRGEARGAGLGLAIVKHFVELHQGRIWVESAPEQGSRFYFTIPLAHRPDPQTAVETPMPVEPA, encoded by the coding sequence ATGCATGCTGAGGCCGACGATCTCAGCCTATACGAAGAATGGCGTCATACCTTCGCGAGAGACCGTCTCCGCACCCTGTACTATCTCGGCCTTGTGGCCAATCCTGTATTCCTGTTATCCGATCTCCTGTTCTATCGAGATCATTGGCCGACACTGCTGACTCTCCGAGTGCTTCTCCAAACCGGTCTGCTCGGCATGTTCCTGTTATTCGTGCGGCGCCGGACCGCGGTCAACCCGCGAGTGCCTCTCATCGCCTGGGTGGTCATTGCCAATGTCTGCGTGGCGCATATGACGGTGAGTTTAGGGGGCTTCCCATCTCCCTATTACAGCGGCTTGAACCTCGTGTTGCTTGCGGCCGCTGTGATCGTGCCGTTCTCGTGGCTCAGCCATCTGTCGGCCCAGATCGTGACCCTGGTCTACTACTACGGCATCAATTTTCTGGGCCCCCTCCCGCCCGGAGCGGAGGCCGCCGCCGTTCAGAACTCCTTCTTCCTGGTCTGGACCTGCGTGGCTTGCCTCTTTTCAGTCTCTCTCTACGAGAAGCTGCAAGCCGCCGAATTCCAGGCGCGGCTCTCGGAACGGCGGGCCCGCGAGGAACTCGAGATCTCGCATCGCAAGCTGCTTGAGCTGGATCGGCTGAAAGATCAATTCTTCGCCAATATCAGCCACGAGTTTCGCACACCGCTCACGGTCAGCCTGGGAGCTTTCAGGGCTCTCTCCAAATCGTCGTTGTCCCCGGAAACCCTTGCGGTCGTCCAATCCGGGCTGCGGAACACTTCACGCCTCTTGTTTCTGATCAATGAGCTGCTGGAGTTGGCCCGGTTCGAGAGCGGACGGGCCAACCTGAGAACCGTCTGCGTGGATCTGGTGTCGCTGGTCAAGAACGTGGCCGCCAATTTTGAATCCTCGGAGCGGCAGCGGATCTTCATAGAAGGAACTTCGCAACTTATTCCGGCCAACCTCGATGTTCGCAAGATGACTAAAGTGATCTATAACCTCCTGGCGAACGCGTTCAAGTTCAGCGACCCGGAGGAGGGCAAGGTCTGGATCCGCTTGGCGCCGGAAGAGCAGCGCATTTCGATCGAGATCCGCGACAACGGCATCGGCATTCCCGAGAACCAGTTCGAACGTATTTTCGACCGATTTACACAAGTTGAAGGCGAAGCGACCAGGCGGTTTGAAGGAAGCGGGATCGGATTGGCTTTGGCAAAGGAGATCGTGACCCTGCACGGAGGAGACATCGGCGTCCGGAGCAGTCTCGGCCAAGGATCGACCTTTACCATCACCCTGCCCCGTGGAGAGGTCCGGCCGGAGGACGTCCTGCCGGTCGGAGAGGAGGACATGCTGGAGTTGCCGGTGCCGGAGGCGGGCGACCGAGCCGGCCAACGCGACCGGTCAGCGGATGAGACCGCGCCCGTGGACCGTCCGCTTATTCTCGTGGTTGATGACCACGCGGACATGCGAGCCTACCTCATGCGATTGCTGGCGGACGACTGTCACGTGGTCCCAGCCTGCGACGGAGCCGAGGCATTGGAGAAGGTCCGGCGGCTTCGACCAGCCTTGGTGCTGGCGGACATCATGATGCCGGTCATGAGCGGGCACGATCTCTTGCGGGCGATGCGGGCCGACGACGCGCTCCGGACGATCCCCGTCATTCTGCTCACGGCCAGGGCGGGGACGGAGGCGCGGGTGGAGAGTCTGGAGGCTGGCGCGGACGACTACGTCTGCAAGCCCTTCAATGAGGAGGAACTGGTGGCCCGGGTCAAGAACCAGTTGCGCATCCATCGCCAGGAACGGGAGTTGGAAGCGAGGACCGCTCAACTGCAAGACCTCTATGCAAAGCTCGAAGCGGCCAATGCGGAGCTTCGCGAAGCAAGCCTCAGGAAGTCGGAGTTTGTCTCGATCGTGTCCCACGACCTGCGGACCCCGCTGACTGCAATCGGCGGCTTCGTCGATAACCTATTGGAGGGCATCGGTGGACCGCTCACAGAGAAACAACGCCGATCTCTCGATCGGATCAATATGAACATCGGCCGCCTGGTCCGCATGATCAACGACCTGCTTGACCTGTCCAAGATCGAGGCCGGAACGCTGCCCTTCCAATCCAACACCATCGCCGTCGCGGATCTCGTGGACTCGCTGATGGATAGCCTGCAGCCGCTGGCCCGCGAGAAGTCGCTCCGGCTTCGGTCAACCATGCAGAACAGGGGCCTCCTGGTCCAAGGCGATCCGGACAAGCTCACACAGGTCATGACCAACCTCATTCAGAATGCCTGTAAGTTCACACCCTCAGGTGGAGACGTGTGCCTGGACGTGACCGCGGACGGGGCCGATTTCGCTCAGATCTGCGTCAGCGATACGGGTTGCGGCATTCTGCCGGACGAACTGCCGCATGTGTTCGACAAATTCTATCGAGGTACGGCTTCACGAGGAGAGGCGCGAGGAGCGGGACTGGGGCTGGCCATCGTGAAACATTTTGTGGAGTTGCATCAGGGCCGTATTTGGGTGGAGAGCGCGCCGGAGCAGGGTAGCCGCTTTTACTTTACAATTCCTCTGGCTCATCGCCCAGACCCACAGACTGCGGTTGAAACGCCGATGCCCGTGGAGCCGGCCTAA